A single region of the Grus americana isolate bGruAme1 chromosome 3, bGruAme1.mat, whole genome shotgun sequence genome encodes:
- the ALKAL2 gene encoding ALK and LTK ligand 2 yields MSGLRSPGLLGLVLLMLSAGYCKEKTDSADLKDRQSLLNLIMEIIQELKRYHLEKDSGVQYFSKHDYNLDRREVADYGGYQDEQRVEIVPRDLRMKDKFLKHLTGPLYFSPKCSKHFHRLYHNTRDCTIPAYYKRCARLLTRLAVSPMCMEG; encoded by the exons ATGAGTGGACTGAGGTCTcctgggctgctggggctggtgctctTAATGCTCTCAGCAGGATAttgcaaagagaaaactgaCTCCGCAGATTTGAAGGACAGGCAAAGTCTCTTAAATCTGATCATGGAGATCATTCAGGAACTGAAAAGGTACCACCTGGAGAAGGACAGTGGCGTGCAGTACTTCTCCAAGCACGACTATAACTTAGATCGAAGGGAAGTGGCCGACTACGGAGGATACCAGGATGAGCAGAGAGTTG AGATAGTTCCCAGAGATCTGAGGATGAAAGACaagtttttaaagcatttaacag GTCCACTCTACTTTAGCCCAAAATGTAGTAAACACTTTCATCGGCTTTATCACAATACAAGGGACTGCACCATCCCAGCAT ACTATAAAAGATGTGCCAGGCTTCTTACTCGGCTGGCGGTAAGCCCGATGTGCATGGAAGGATAA